The genomic window ATCTTCCCATCAGCGTTATAAGTATTTTCATCTAATAAAAAGTGGCAAAGATAGCAATCTCTATGATTTAATCCTGATGCATGCATAGCCGAAACGACAGAGGCTAATTCTTGAATAAATTTAAACTTAACATTAAAACTAGGCTTATTTGTATGCCAATCTCGACAATAATCTTCTAAACTAATTGCAGGATTCAAATCTTTAGTAATCAGAAAAGACTGCCGAGTTAATGGATTTATGCCCTTAACACCCACGGCATATGCATCCATTGTGCTGATATTGTGTTTTTCTAAATGCTTTATAGCATTCCATTCTTGTCTAGCATCAAGAACAGGAAGACGTAAACTAACAATATTCTTTAATATTTCAGTTATTGTGATGCCATAGTGGAGCTTTATAAAAAATGATTCACCATCAATAAAAAATTGAAGCGTTCTCCGGTTTTTAACATGGCGATATGTTTCACCGGTGATTAAATTCACCTCATGAAAAGGATCTTTGCCTTCCCATAATTTATTAAATGGCGACTTACACTCTATCATTAACATAATCCTCAATATAGTTTACAACTTGAGCAGGCAAACTATACAAATCATGGCTATTAGAAAATTCAATCGCATTATTTCTAAAATCTTTTAAAGCGTCTACGTCAGTCAATATTTTTTCTAACGCTAAGTTAAAATCTATTTGTGAAAATGGTGATGAAAGGACAATACCACTATTTGAATCAGTAATATAAGAAGAATAACCACAAATATCAGTAATAATTGAAGGAACACCCGCAACGATAGCTTCTATAAGAACAATACCGGCAGCTTCTTGTCTTGCTGGATGTAAAAATAAATCTGCCGAAGCTAGAAATATATTGACGTCGTCACGTGAACCTAAAAATGAAACCTGTTCCTCAATATGTAGTTTTTTAGCTAACTCACTGAATTTTTCAATTTTATCCTGACCTATTACATAATAGATAATATTCTTTCTTATTGATTCAGGTAAGCTTGCAATTGCTCTTAAACTTCTATCAACACCTTTACGGGTATAATCAGAGCCAATCTGAACAATAACAATATTTTGATCAGACAAATTATGTTCTGTTCTAAATTTGTGTCTTATCTCTTCAGATTTCTCATTCCATTTACGATCTAAAGCAATACCGGGAGGTAATAATTTAAATCGAGAATCCTGAGTATGATAAATAGACTTAAAATCTTCAATTTGTTTATCGGTCAACATTAATAATAATGTCTTATACTCAGGCGAAAATACCGCGTTTTCAAACGCGCTATAATGTTGATATCTTGGTAACAACTTCGTCAAACGCCCTCGTTTTTTAGCGGCGAAGCAAACATCTGCTGCATAATAAATATCCAAGCCTGGCATTTTATTAAACCCAAAAACACAATCTACTGCTCTTGTTTTTAAGTCCTGACTCACCCATTTATAATAATTTGTGTTTCTTGTATGGTTAGTAAAGCCTTTTTTAGGTACTTTGATTATATTAACACCAGAAGGTTTTTCACCTTCCCAAGACATAACATATATTATGACTTCATAATTGCGTTTTAGACATTCTTTAACTACGTGCAAAAAATCGCGTTGTAATCCGCCATAAGGAAAAAATTTATAAAGGCAAAATGCAATTTTCATAGATTACCTTATCTTTAGCTTTGATTTTTGTTTTGAAAAAAAAGAATCTATCTTTGCATATTTTATTTTTATTTTTTTAGATGTAGACATTTTAAAATCATACTGTTTAACTAGATTCATAATTTTATTCGCGAGTTTGTAAAATCTCTGATCATAAAAATAATATTCATATGTTTTTTTTAAGTAGGTTCTAATCAAAAATGTTGTATTGACTAAATACAGAAAAAACAAATGCTTTTGTTTTACGTTTGAAGTTTTTTCTATAAAAGAAATTGCTTTATCTGTAGCAAAATAAAGATCATCAATATCATATTCATTTATATCATGAGTTATTGATTCAGTATTTTTCTCATAGATATATAATGCTTTCGGTATATGCTTTATTGATTTAGCTTTTATATAAACATAGGGTAATAAAATCACATCCTCATATCTACGATGTAGTTCAAACTGTTCATTTTCCCATAAAACTCTTTTATATATTCGCGAAAAAAGATGCCAATAGGATACACGGAATACATCTTCAATATGATTAGTTTCATTACTCGGCATCATGACTTTATTTTCATAATGAAAATCGAAACTAACAATATCATACTCTAATTTAGATATGACCGGCATTATAGATTCAAAATAATCTGATGATATATTATCATCGCTATCGATAAATCCAATATAAGTACCCGTCGCATGACTTAGTCCTGTATTTCTAGCGGCAGATACACCAAAATTTGTTTCATGCTCGATAACTTTAAATTGATTTTCTTGATGAGTTTTATTTAAGGCATGTCTAATTATGCTCACTGTATTATCTGTTGAGCCATCATTAATAATTAATATTTCTACATTTTCAGGTATAACTTTTATTATACTATCTAGTAATGTAGCAATATTTGATTCTCTATTAAATACTGGGATTATCAAACTAAGTAAATAGTTTTTTACTTCATTATTCATTTTGCTCATCCCTTGTTATTTTTCTTGAGAAAATATACATCATTATGCAAGTTATTACCCACATCAATGTCATATTTCTGCCATAGAAAATCATATCACTCATACCATATGCAATAGTCGCAATTGAAAATACAAACATATAAATGCTTTTATTTTTATATGAAGTATATATCAGCGATATAATCAAAATAAGATATGCGAGAGCACCTAAAATACCTTTCAAAGAATATAAATCTATTAAATCATTATGTAAGTGTACATTACTATATTGTATTGATGACTCTAATTTTTTATCTGTGAGAACTTGTAACCTCATGCTCTCATCTCTTGACTCTATAGATTGGCCTAATAAACTTTGATTTCCCGTTTTCATTCCCATTTGGAACATAGAAAATCGTGCACCAATTGAGGTATTACTATTATTTTGTGAATATGCATTTAAATCATAAAAAATAGCATTATAGCGCTTAATAAAAATATCTTTATTTAGAAAACCGACTATAAAAAAACCTACAACAATCACTATCATTATATTTTTTTTGTTTTTTATTTTTTTTAAATCAAAAAACAAACATATTAATAATAATATGGGAAACATAATAATAGCAGCTCTTGTTCCAGTTAAAAAAACCAGATAATACATAAATATTGCAACCGCTAATTTTACAAATATATGTAATTTAGGTAATGATAAAAATGCGATCATCAGAAATGTGAAGAAATAAGCAGTCAGCGTTGCGGGCATATTTACGCTTAAACGGCCGCCAATATAATAAGAATGGTCAAAAAATAAAATCATAACCAGTAAAGATAAAGCAGGTAACAAATAGAGAGGCCAAAAAAAACGTTTAGGCCGTAAATTTAATGAATTAACTGCAATAATAACAAACGACATAGCTATCAACAATTTACCAGTCTCTTTATATGAACGGTATGTTGATAAAAATTTTGGTGACTCACCTTGCTGTATATATGCCCAACATAATGTTATTACACCAAATAGTATCAATGCGAGAGAGAAAAAATCAAATTTTATTTTTTTTCTCTTATATGCGAGTAGAATTAATGATCCTATAGAGATAAGATATAAAATCTTTTCTGTATATTTAGGTTCCCAGATAAATATAGGAAAACTTAATAAGCATAATATCAATAAGATATTTGAGACTTCAACTTTTGGCATTACATCTCCAGTAATATAATATTATACTGAAATATTCATAGGTAACATTTTTTCTGTTGCTTTAATAACATCAGAAGCAGGAATGATAGAAAGATATTTCTTCGCTCTGTCTAATTTATCCCTTGTAGGCATATCTTCATAATCCCCAGCCCAGAACTGCACCATATTATCACTCCAAGGCCGCCAAAAAATATGATTAGTCGCACCAAATAAGCAGATAATCGGCGTTTTTACTGCGGCAGCAATATGCATCGGCGCAGAATCAACACCAATAAATAGGGCTGCATGGGCAATTAAAGCGCCTAACTCAGGAAAGGATGTCTTACCTGCTAACTCAGTAATTGGCTTAAATTTACACTGTGAAGCAATATTATCGATACATTCAATATCTTCTTTGCTTGGACCCGATGTTAAAACAACCTGATATCCTCGCATGTATAGCGCATCAATGACTTGAGAAAATTTTTCGTCATCCCAACATTTAAAAATTTGCCGCGCTGTCGGTTGAATTACAACATAGCTGCTATGCACTCCGAGCTCTAAAAGCTTGGTATTTATCGCTTTCCAATCCTGTTCACGATATGACATCTTTGTTGTTTTACAGATTTTCGTCAGACCTAGGGGCTCTAGAATTGACAAATTGTTTGTCACAACGTTATCACCGTGCATTTCGACTAAGTGAGTAAAACTATTATTCCAATATTTAGATTTTCTATGGTGAATGAGTTGGCTCAGCTTTACTGGGGCAGGAATATGGCGAACAAGCGCTGCAACCATCCATTGATCTGCTAAGTTCACTATTAAATCGTACTTATTACGGCGAAGTGTAAATAGTAAACTTAGGAAATTACACGCCTTACTCAGCCCATTACTCTTCTTGCCTTTCATACCATACAAAACATGAATATCACTATTGGCCGACAAAATAGGGATTGTATCTTGATAAAGCAATACATCAATCTGTGCATCTGGATAGTTTTGCTTTAATGTACTGATGACAGGCGTCGTCAACAACATGTCCCCATGAAATCGCATCTTAATAACAAGAATTTTTTTAAACTGTTTATTCACCAGACACTCTTTAATTATCTCTATATCCTAACTCACATGTATTTCATCAAAGTAACAAGCTTATCTCTGACCATAACCTTGCTCATAATGATGACACTTAAAGTATGACGGAATATACGCAAAATGACATAGTTTTTTGACAAAAACTGAGGTCATTAATTCAAAGAATAATTGATATGTTACTATTTTAGGAATAATCGATATACTTTGAGATTCAAGATTAATCAATTGATTGATTTTTATCATAAAAAACCCAGCCGGAGCTGGGTTTTTTATACGAAAGCGAAAATTATTTAATTTTTGCTTCTTTGTAGATCACATGCTTACGAACAACTGGATCGAATTTTTTCATTTCCAGTTTTTCTGGCATTGTGCGCTTGTTCTTCGTAGTGGTATAGAAGTGACCAGTACCTTCAGAAGAAACTAGCTTGATTTTCTCGCGAATACCTTTAGCCATTTTTTAGCTCCTTAGTACTTCTCACCACGGGCACGCAGTTCAGCTAGAACAGCATCAATACCCTTTTTATCGATAATACGCATACCTTTAGCAGATACACGCAGTGTTACGAAACGTTTCTCAGACTCAACCCAGAAACGGTGAGAGTGCAGGTTTGGCAAAAAACGACGTTTGGTCGCGTTTAATGCGTGTGAACGATTATTACCGCTCATTGGACGCTTGCCAGTAACTTGGCAGACTCGTGACATGTCTATTCTCCAAAAATCTAATCAGCTCGAGCTTTTTTGTTCCGGGTATGGCCGCCTCGTCAGGCTTAGGAGCCCATCTCAGCAAACTTGTTGACTAAAAGGTTGTCATTATCTTAGTAAAAAAATTTACTGAGATAGGCTCTTCTTGCCAAACCCAAGATCCTCAAAGGTGGCGTAGTATACGCTTTCAATCGTTTCCACTCAAGCCCAATGCGGCAAAAGTTGTCATTTTTTAGTCAAAAATAATTTTATAGCCATCCTCTTTCAAGGAAAGACACACAATCTTTATGTCCGACAACAAAATGATCAAGTAATTTAATGCCCATTAAACTGCAAGCATCTTGAATAAGTTGCGTTACATGC from Providencia sneebia DSM 19967 includes these protein-coding regions:
- the rfaP gene encoding lipopolysaccharide core heptose(I) kinase RfaP, with translation MIECKSPFNKLWEGKDPFHEVNLITGETYRHVKNRRTLQFFIDGESFFIKLHYGITITEILKNIVSLRLPVLDARQEWNAIKHLEKHNISTMDAYAVGVKGINPLTRQSFLITKDLNPAISLEDYCRDWHTNKPSFNVKFKFIQELASVVSAMHASGLNHRDCYLCHFLLDENTYNADGKIKLYIIDLHRAQIRNKVPKRWRDKDLIGLYFSSLDIGLTNRDIYRFLKVYFRSNLRSIFQSQIALIKKTKEKAAVIKERTERRGL
- a CDS encoding glycosyltransferase family 4 protein gives rise to the protein MKIAFCLYKFFPYGGLQRDFLHVVKECLKRNYEVIIYVMSWEGEKPSGVNIIKVPKKGFTNHTRNTNYYKWVSQDLKTRAVDCVFGFNKMPGLDIYYAADVCFAAKKRGRLTKLLPRYQHYSAFENAVFSPEYKTLLLMLTDKQIEDFKSIYHTQDSRFKLLPPGIALDRKWNEKSEEIRHKFRTEHNLSDQNIVIVQIGSDYTRKGVDRSLRAIASLPESIRKNIIYYVIGQDKIEKFSELAKKLHIEEQVSFLGSRDDVNIFLASADLFLHPARQEAAGIVLIEAIVAGVPSIITDICGYSSYITDSNSGIVLSSPFSQIDFNLALEKILTDVDALKDFRNNAIEFSNSHDLYSLPAQVVNYIEDYVNDRV
- a CDS encoding glycosyltransferase family 2 protein, which encodes MNNEVKNYLLSLIIPVFNRESNIATLLDSIIKVIPENVEILIINDGSTDNTVSIIRHALNKTHQENQFKVIEHETNFGVSAARNTGLSHATGTYIGFIDSDDNISSDYFESIMPVISKLEYDIVSFDFHYENKVMMPSNETNHIEDVFRVSYWHLFSRIYKRVLWENEQFELHRRYEDVILLPYVYIKAKSIKHIPKALYIYEKNTESITHDINEYDIDDLYFATDKAISFIEKTSNVKQKHLFFLYLVNTTFLIRTYLKKTYEYYFYDQRFYKLANKIMNLVKQYDFKMSTSKKIKIKYAKIDSFFSKQKSKLKIR
- a CDS encoding O-antigen ligase family protein, with protein sequence MPKVEVSNILLILCLLSFPIFIWEPKYTEKILYLISIGSLILLAYKRKKIKFDFFSLALILFGVITLCWAYIQQGESPKFLSTYRSYKETGKLLIAMSFVIIAVNSLNLRPKRFFWPLYLLPALSLLVMILFFDHSYYIGGRLSVNMPATLTAYFFTFLMIAFLSLPKLHIFVKLAVAIFMYYLVFLTGTRAAIIMFPILLLICLFFDLKKIKNKKNIMIVIVVGFFIVGFLNKDIFIKRYNAIFYDLNAYSQNNSNTSIGARFSMFQMGMKTGNQSLLGQSIESRDESMRLQVLTDKKLESSIQYSNVHLHNDLIDLYSLKGILGALAYLILIISLIYTSYKNKSIYMFVFSIATIAYGMSDMIFYGRNMTLMWVITCIMMYIFSRKITRDEQNE
- the rfaQ gene encoding lipopolysaccharide core heptosyltransferase RfaQ; amino-acid sequence: MNKQFKKILVIKMRFHGDMLLTTPVISTLKQNYPDAQIDVLLYQDTIPILSANSDIHVLYGMKGKKSNGLSKACNFLSLLFTLRRNKYDLIVNLADQWMVAALVRHIPAPVKLSQLIHHRKSKYWNNSFTHLVEMHGDNVVTNNLSILEPLGLTKICKTTKMSYREQDWKAINTKLLELGVHSSYVVIQPTARQIFKCWDDEKFSQVIDALYMRGYQVVLTSGPSKEDIECIDNIASQCKFKPITELAGKTSFPELGALIAHAALFIGVDSAPMHIAAAVKTPIICLFGATNHIFWRPWSDNMVQFWAGDYEDMPTRDKLDRAKKYLSIIPASDVIKATEKMLPMNISV
- the rpmG gene encoding 50S ribosomal protein L33 — its product is MAKGIREKIKLVSSEGTGHFYTTTKNKRTMPEKLEMKKFDPVVRKHVIYKEAKIK
- the rpmB gene encoding 50S ribosomal protein L28, which codes for MSRVCQVTGKRPMSGNNRSHALNATKRRFLPNLHSHRFWVESEKRFVTLRVSAKGMRIIDKKGIDAVLAELRARGEKY